A genomic window from Bradyrhizobium lupini includes:
- a CDS encoding FadR/GntR family transcriptional regulator: protein MTTSRILVIPTRRAHSNHAEVARSIGVDIIAGRYAEGTRLPGDAEMIAMFGVSRPVLRESVKTLVAKGLLTTKARVGTVVRERVAWNMFDADVLAWHLDAGIDKRFLNDLAEIRLAVEPRAAMLAAAQRSEQDLSELRRCMERMRLEASDSVGFADADLALHVAVARASGNLFMRSIGHVIEAALRASFLLSAPVEPEDRDTVLLWHQKIVDAIAAGDATTASEAMVYVIHNGMRRHEGTVIETVPAEALPSAEAGETS from the coding sequence ATGACCACCTCGCGCATCCTCGTCATCCCGACGCGCCGGGCGCACTCCAATCACGCGGAGGTGGCCCGCTCGATCGGCGTTGACATCATTGCCGGTCGCTACGCGGAGGGAACGCGCCTGCCTGGCGATGCCGAAATGATCGCGATGTTCGGGGTGTCGCGGCCGGTATTGCGGGAGAGCGTCAAGACGCTGGTCGCCAAGGGCCTGCTCACCACCAAGGCCCGCGTCGGCACCGTCGTGCGCGAACGCGTCGCCTGGAATATGTTCGACGCCGACGTGCTGGCCTGGCACCTGGACGCCGGGATCGACAAGCGTTTCCTCAACGACCTGGCCGAGATCCGCCTCGCGGTCGAGCCGCGCGCGGCGATGTTGGCGGCGGCGCAGCGGTCGGAGCAGGATCTATCCGAGCTTCGGCGCTGCATGGAGCGGATGCGACTTGAAGCCTCCGACTCCGTTGGCTTCGCCGATGCCGACCTCGCGCTCCACGTCGCCGTGGCGCGCGCCTCCGGAAATCTGTTCATGCGCTCGATCGGGCACGTCATCGAGGCTGCGTTGCGCGCCTCATTCCTGCTCAGCGCACCGGTCGAACCGGAGGACCGCGACACCGTTCTGCTCTGGCATCAGAAGATCGTCGATGCCATCGCCGCCGGTGATGCCACGACTGCGTCGGAGGCGATGGTCTACGTCATTCACAACGGCATGCGCCGCCACGAGGGTACAGTGATCGAGACTGTACCAGCCGAAGCGCTGCCGTCCGCGGAAGCTGGAGAAACATCGTGA
- the yjfF gene encoding galactofuranose ABC transporter, permease protein YjfF: protein MKGLPPVLITAIVLVAGFALCAMQFPNIASTRVVGNLLTDNAFLGIVATGMTFVIISGGIDLSVGSVIGFTTVFVALAIERWGMPPLVAFVAILALSAAFGAAMGAVIHVFDLPPFIVTLAGMFLARGASFLLSTESVPITAPVYSTVSDFALRLPGGGRLTAVAIIMLAIVIGGALLLQLTRFGANVYALGGSRATASLMGVAVGKMTVKIYMLSSLLAGIAGIVFSFYTSAGYSLSAVGVELDSIAAVVIGGTLLTGGQGSVIGTFLGVLIQGMIQTYINFDGTLSSWWTKIATGVLLFAFIALQQGLVALARRPVAKRLGAVS, encoded by the coding sequence ATGAAAGGCCTGCCGCCCGTCCTCATCACGGCGATCGTGCTCGTCGCCGGATTCGCGCTCTGCGCGATGCAGTTTCCCAACATCGCTTCCACTCGCGTGGTCGGCAATCTCCTCACCGACAACGCCTTCCTGGGCATCGTCGCGACCGGTATGACCTTCGTCATCATTTCCGGCGGCATCGATCTCTCGGTCGGCTCGGTGATCGGCTTCACCACGGTGTTCGTCGCGCTGGCGATCGAGCGCTGGGGAATGCCGCCCCTGGTCGCCTTCGTCGCCATTCTCGCGCTCTCGGCCGCCTTCGGAGCGGCGATGGGCGCGGTGATCCATGTCTTCGATTTGCCGCCTTTCATCGTGACGCTCGCCGGCATGTTCTTGGCCCGGGGTGCCAGCTTCCTGCTCTCGACGGAATCGGTGCCGATCACAGCACCTGTCTATTCCACCGTGTCGGACTTCGCACTGCGACTACCCGGCGGTGGACGGCTGACGGCGGTCGCGATCATCATGCTTGCGATCGTGATCGGCGGCGCATTGCTGCTGCAGCTCACCCGGTTCGGCGCCAATGTCTATGCGCTCGGCGGCAGCCGGGCGACCGCTAGCCTGATGGGGGTCGCCGTCGGCAAGATGACGGTGAAGATCTACATGCTGTCGAGCCTGCTCGCCGGCATCGCCGGCATCGTCTTCTCCTTCTACACCAGCGCCGGCTATTCGCTGTCCGCCGTCGGCGTCGAGCTTGACAGCATCGCGGCCGTCGTGATCGGCGGCACGCTGCTCACGGGCGGGCAGGGCTCGGTGATCGGCACCTTCCTGGGCGTGCTGATCCAGGGCATGATTCAGACCTATATCAATTTCGACGGAACACTGTCGAGCTGGTGGACCAAGATCGCGACCGGCGTGCTGCTGTTCGCCTTCATCGCCTTGCAACAGGGGTTGGTCGCGCTCGCGCGCCGACCCGTGGCAAAGCGCCTGGGAGCAGTCTCATGA
- a CDS encoding ABC transporter permease, with amino-acid sequence MTALLPRRGLAQILALIVILAVDRVVSPQFFDLRLQDGRLFGSLIDVLNRGTPVALLSLGMVLVIATRGIDLSVGAVMAISGAIAASLADTHSLAVVLAAALGAGLICGLWNGFLVAVLGMQPIVATLILMVAGRGIAQLITEGRIVTFSSPDLVWLGNGSILGLPVPVSIALGMLILTGAVVRGSALGLLIEATGGNARASELAGVGTRAMILAVYVWCGVCAALAGVIAAADIMGADANNAGLWLELDAILAVVIGGTSLFGGRFSLVLAVLGALIIQTMNTGILLSGYPPEFNLLVKAVVVLAVLLLQSPKLSGFAGVVARLRRTKA; translated from the coding sequence ATGACCGCGCTGTTGCCGCGCCGCGGCCTTGCCCAGATCCTCGCGTTGATCGTCATCCTGGCGGTCGATCGCGTGGTATCGCCGCAATTCTTCGATCTGCGCCTCCAGGACGGCCGGCTGTTCGGCAGCCTGATCGACGTGCTCAACCGCGGCACGCCGGTGGCGCTGCTCTCGCTCGGCATGGTCCTGGTGATCGCGACGCGCGGCATTGACCTGTCAGTCGGCGCGGTGATGGCGATCTCGGGCGCGATCGCGGCGAGCCTCGCCGACACCCATAGTCTGGCCGTGGTGCTGGCGGCTGCGCTCGGCGCGGGCCTGATCTGCGGATTGTGGAACGGATTTCTCGTTGCGGTGCTCGGCATGCAGCCGATCGTGGCGACCTTGATCCTGATGGTGGCGGGGCGCGGCATCGCCCAGCTTATTACCGAAGGCCGCATCGTGACCTTCTCCTCGCCCGATCTGGTCTGGCTCGGCAATGGCTCTATCCTCGGCCTGCCGGTGCCGGTCTCGATTGCGCTGGGCATGCTGATCCTCACCGGCGCGGTGGTGCGCGGCTCGGCACTCGGACTGCTGATCGAGGCCACTGGCGGCAATGCGCGGGCAAGCGAGCTCGCCGGCGTCGGCACGCGCGCGATGATTTTGGCGGTCTATGTCTGGTGCGGTGTTTGCGCTGCGCTTGCCGGCGTCATCGCGGCGGCCGACATTATGGGCGCGGATGCCAACAATGCCGGCCTCTGGCTTGAGCTTGATGCCATCCTCGCGGTGGTGATCGGCGGCACCTCCCTGTTCGGCGGCCGCTTCAGTCTCGTGCTGGCCGTACTCGGCGCGCTGATCATCCAGACCATGAACACGGGCATTCTGCTGTCGGGCTATCCGCCGGAGTTCAATTTGCTGGTCAAGGCGGTGGTGGTGCTCGCCGTGCTGCTGCTGCAATCGCCGAAGCTGTCCGGCTTTGCCGGCGTCGTGGCACGGCTGCGGAGGACCAAGGCATGA
- a CDS encoding sugar ABC transporter ATP-binding protein — translation MENSQDSAASLLEVRGISKSFGAVRALQEVDFTLRAGEIHALLGENGAGKSTLIKVVTGVFPRDAGIVRLGGEEVAPRSAKAAVQAGIATVYQEVNLLPNLSVAQNLFLDRQPTRFGVVREGEMRRRAKSLLADFGLDIDVSAPLGNYSVAIQHVTAIARAVDLSARVLILDEPTASLDRHEVEILFRIMRQLAKRGIGIVFVSHFLDQVYEISDRITVLRNGRLVGERETASLSRLELIRMMLGRELAETTSARAATRDHQAREVCASFENYGKSGYVAPFNLQLRHGEVVGLAGLLGSGRTETARLVFGAERADGGQARVEGAPIRLHSPRDGVRHGFGYCPEERKTDGIVAELTVRENIVLALQAKRGLHRPLSRREQDEIASRYVKMLDVRPPDPERPVGLLSGGNQQKVLLARWLATSPRLLVLDEPTRGIDVGAHAEIIRLIRELCDDGLALLVISSELDEIVTYSDRVVVLRDRAHVEELAGEAIDVGSILAAIAADGASVAHEGRA, via the coding sequence ATGGAGAACAGCCAGGATTCCGCTGCTTCCCTGCTGGAGGTGCGTGGGATCAGCAAGAGCTTTGGCGCCGTGCGTGCGTTGCAGGAGGTCGACTTCACGCTTCGCGCCGGCGAGATCCATGCGCTGCTTGGTGAGAACGGCGCGGGCAAGTCCACGCTGATCAAGGTCGTCACGGGCGTATTTCCGCGCGATGCCGGCATCGTCAGACTGGGCGGCGAAGAGGTCGCGCCGCGCTCGGCCAAGGCGGCGGTTCAGGCCGGCATTGCGACGGTCTACCAGGAAGTCAATTTGCTGCCGAATCTCTCGGTGGCGCAGAACCTGTTCCTGGACCGGCAGCCGACGCGCTTCGGCGTCGTGCGCGAGGGCGAGATGCGACGGCGCGCGAAGTCGCTGCTCGCGGATTTCGGTCTCGACATCGACGTATCAGCGCCGCTTGGCAATTACTCGGTGGCGATCCAGCATGTCACCGCGATCGCGCGCGCCGTCGATCTCTCCGCGCGCGTGCTGATCCTGGACGAGCCGACCGCGAGCCTCGACCGCCATGAGGTCGAGATCCTCTTTCGCATCATGCGTCAGCTTGCCAAGCGCGGCATTGGCATCGTCTTCGTCAGCCATTTCCTCGACCAGGTCTACGAGATCTCCGATCGAATCACCGTTTTGCGAAATGGTCGCCTTGTCGGCGAGCGCGAGACCGCGTCGCTGTCGCGGCTCGAGCTGATCCGGATGATGCTCGGCCGCGAACTGGCCGAGACCACCAGCGCGCGGGCCGCGACGCGCGACCATCAGGCCCGCGAAGTCTGCGCAAGCTTCGAGAATTATGGCAAATCAGGCTATGTCGCGCCGTTCAATCTCCAGCTGCGCCATGGCGAGGTCGTCGGCCTCGCCGGCCTGCTCGGTTCGGGCCGGACCGAGACGGCGCGGCTGGTGTTCGGCGCCGAGCGCGCCGATGGCGGGCAGGCGAGGGTGGAAGGCGCGCCTATCCGGCTTCACTCGCCGCGCGACGGCGTGCGCCACGGCTTTGGCTATTGCCCTGAGGAGCGCAAGACCGACGGCATCGTCGCCGAGCTCACCGTGCGCGAGAACATCGTGCTCGCGCTCCAGGCCAAGCGCGGTCTACATCGGCCGCTGTCGCGACGCGAGCAGGACGAGATCGCAAGCCGTTACGTCAAGATGCTCGACGTTCGCCCGCCCGATCCGGAGCGTCCCGTTGGCCTGCTGTCCGGCGGCAATCAGCAGAAGGTCCTGCTGGCACGGTGGCTTGCGACCTCGCCACGGCTGCTCGTGCTGGACGAGCCGACCCGCGGCATCGACGTCGGCGCGCATGCCGAGATCATCCGCCTGATACGCGAGCTCTGCGACGACGGACTTGCGCTGCTCGTGATTTCCTCCGAGCTCGACGAGATCGTGACCTATTCCGACCGCGTGGTGGTGCTGCGCGACCGCGCTCATGTCGAGGAGCTCGCCGGCGAGGCCATCGACGTCGGCAGCATTCTCGCCGCGATCGCCGCCGATGGGGCCAGTGTCGCGCATGAGGGCAGGGCATGA
- the ytfQ gene encoding galactofuranose ABC transporter, galactofuranose-binding protein YtfQ translates to MILKALCAASATAALLLALPAHAAELTIGFSQIGSESGWRAAETSVSKQEATKRKVNLKIADAQQKQENQIKAIRSFIAQNVDAIFLAPVVSTGWDSVLKEAKEAKIPVVLLDRDIDPSGKELYLTAVTSDSVHEGEVAGDWLAKTVGAKACNIVELQGTVGASVAANRKKGFDTAIAKHANLKVVRSQTGDFTRAKGKEVMESFIKAEGGGKSICAVYAHNDDMMVGAIQAMKEAGLKPGKEILTVSIDAVPDIFKAMVAGEANATVELTPNMAGPALDAIAAFKDKGTVPPKWIQTESKLYTATDDPQKIYDSKKGLGY, encoded by the coding sequence ATGATCCTCAAAGCCCTTTGTGCGGCCAGCGCCACGGCCGCGTTGCTACTCGCGCTGCCGGCGCATGCCGCCGAACTCACCATCGGTTTTTCGCAGATCGGATCGGAATCCGGCTGGCGCGCGGCCGAGACCTCGGTCTCCAAGCAGGAGGCCACCAAGCGCAAGGTCAATCTCAAGATCGCCGACGCGCAGCAGAAGCAGGAGAACCAGATCAAGGCGATCCGCTCCTTTATCGCGCAGAACGTCGATGCGATCTTCCTCGCGCCCGTCGTCTCGACCGGCTGGGACTCGGTGCTGAAGGAAGCCAAGGAGGCCAAGATCCCGGTCGTGCTGCTCGACCGCGACATCGATCCCTCCGGCAAGGAGCTCTATCTCACCGCTGTGACCTCCGACAGCGTTCACGAAGGCGAGGTCGCGGGCGACTGGCTGGCGAAGACCGTCGGCGCCAAGGCCTGCAACATCGTCGAATTGCAGGGCACGGTCGGCGCGAGCGTCGCCGCCAACCGCAAGAAGGGTTTTGACACCGCTATCGCCAAGCATGCGAACCTGAAGGTGGTGCGCAGCCAGACCGGCGACTTCACCCGCGCCAAGGGCAAGGAAGTGATGGAAAGCTTCATCAAGGCCGAAGGTGGCGGCAAGTCGATCTGCGCGGTCTATGCGCACAACGACGACATGATGGTCGGCGCGATCCAGGCGATGAAGGAAGCCGGGCTCAAGCCGGGCAAGGAGATTCTCACCGTCTCGATCGATGCGGTCCCCGACATCTTCAAGGCGATGGTCGCCGGCGAAGCCAATGCCACGGTCGAGCTGACGCCGAACATGGCAGGCCCCGCTCTCGATGCCATCGCGGCCTTCAAGGACAAGGGTACCGTTCCGCCGAAATGGATCCAGACGGAATCCAAGCTCTACACTGCCACCGATGATCCGCAGAAGATCTACGACAGCAAGAAGGGCCTCGGTTACTGA
- a CDS encoding HEAT repeat domain-containing protein — protein sequence MSSPFESYDDLEDADERLQAADPGERRVAIIALGHSGDPAAVGHLAKMVADPDAGVRQQVAMALGEFDGPEAAAALVKLLVDPERIVASAAADSMAEFKDPACAEIILPLVKHAHAFVRMGALRALKELRCKDTLKPALEALQDSDAAVRVQAIGVIGFLKLEESIPALTALINDPDAHVRRAAVSALAFSQMKPAAEMITRALKDSDWMVREMAAETLGLNVNGSIAADQLIASLSDEFWQVRLKAIRSLGRMKIERAVRPIGNCVNHEQANLRKEAAAALGEIAHHDGEAFLAVIADDPDPEVRKNARWALQQIAARKARAGA from the coding sequence ATGTCGAGCCCGTTCGAATCCTACGACGATCTCGAAGACGCCGACGAGCGGCTCCAGGCTGCCGATCCAGGGGAGCGCCGCGTCGCGATCATCGCGCTCGGCCATTCCGGCGATCCCGCCGCCGTCGGCCATCTCGCCAAAATGGTCGCCGATCCTGATGCCGGCGTCCGCCAGCAGGTCGCGATGGCGCTCGGCGAGTTCGACGGGCCGGAGGCCGCGGCTGCGCTGGTGAAGCTGCTCGTCGATCCTGAACGAATCGTTGCGTCCGCCGCGGCCGACAGCATGGCGGAGTTCAAGGATCCGGCTTGCGCCGAGATCATCCTGCCGCTGGTCAAGCATGCCCACGCCTTCGTCCGCATGGGCGCGTTGCGTGCGCTGAAGGAGCTGCGCTGCAAGGACACACTGAAACCGGCGCTGGAAGCGCTCCAGGATTCCGATGCCGCCGTGCGGGTGCAGGCGATCGGCGTGATCGGGTTCCTCAAGCTGGAGGAATCAATTCCGGCGCTGACCGCGCTGATCAACGATCCCGACGCGCATGTGCGCCGTGCCGCCGTCAGCGCGCTCGCCTTCTCGCAGATGAAGCCCGCGGCCGAGATGATCACGCGCGCGTTGAAGGATTCGGACTGGATGGTGCGGGAGATGGCCGCGGAAACGCTGGGCCTCAACGTCAACGGATCGATTGCCGCCGACCAGCTCATCGCTTCGCTCAGTGACGAGTTCTGGCAGGTGCGGCTGAAGGCAATCCGCAGCCTTGGCCGGATGAAGATCGAGCGCGCGGTGCGCCCGATCGGCAACTGCGTGAACCATGAGCAGGCCAATCTGCGGAAAGAGGCGGCGGCTGCGCTTGGCGAGATCGCCCACCACGACGGCGAAGCGTTCCTTGCCGTCATCGCCGACGATCCCGATCCCGAGGTGCGCAAGAACGCGCGCTGGGCGCTTCAGCAGATTGCGGCCCGAAAAGCGCGGGCGGGGGCATAG
- a CDS encoding ferredoxin family protein: MPLASYQTSVPVVVDDAKCIADKGCTVCVDVCPLDVLRISDMTNKAYMAYDECWYCMPCEADCPTGAVTVNIPYLLR; encoded by the coding sequence ATGCCTCTCGCTTCCTATCAGACATCGGTTCCGGTGGTCGTCGATGACGCCAAATGCATCGCGGACAAGGGCTGCACGGTGTGCGTCGATGTCTGTCCGCTCGACGTACTGCGTATCAGCGATATGACCAACAAGGCCTACATGGCCTATGACGAATGCTGGTACTGCATGCCCTGCGAGGCGGATTGCCCGACCGGCGCCGTCACCGTCAACATTCCTTATCTCCTGAGGTAG
- a CDS encoding fumarate reductase/succinate dehydrogenase flavoprotein subunit — translation MSLDQIVDGLSEVSCDVLVIGGGTAGPMAALKAKLKNPKANVVLLEKANVKRSGAISMGMDGLNNAVIPGYATPEQYTKEITIANDGIVDQKAVYKYAQNCYSIIEELDSFGIRFLKNENGDYAVKKVHHIGTYVLPMPNGETVKKALYRQLRRARILISNRYMATRLLKSADGRIAGAISVNTRTAEMLVIKAKAVILCMGAAGRLGLPTSGYMFGTYENAANSGDGYSMAYHAGAALANLECYQINPLIKDYNGPACAYVAGPFGAFTANNEGSRFIECDYWSGQMMLEFYNELLSGKGPVFLQLKHLHPDTISEIESTLHKVERPTRGLFQQGRGVDYRSESIEMHISEIGFCSGHSASGVFVDDNARTTVPGLYAAGDMASVPHNYMLGAFTNGSVAGVDAMEFADNHDFAEFDAAEVARERDRVMAPTKREDGIPPNQIEYKTRRLVNDYLQPPKVTRKYELGMRRLAEAREDMQERMIARNAHELLRALEVQSIMDCADMAVHASLYREESRWGLYHWRTDFPEKDNENWFCHTLLSKQDGKMTSEKRAVEPYIVPIADDEKDLYDKQRIRATA, via the coding sequence ATGTCACTAGATCAGATCGTCGACGGACTTTCGGAGGTTTCCTGCGACGTGCTCGTTATCGGCGGCGGCACTGCCGGCCCGATGGCGGCGTTGAAGGCGAAGCTGAAGAATCCGAAGGCCAACGTCGTCCTGCTCGAAAAGGCGAACGTCAAGCGCTCCGGAGCGATCTCGATGGGCATGGACGGCTTAAACAATGCCGTCATTCCCGGCTACGCGACGCCGGAGCAGTACACCAAGGAAATCACCATCGCCAATGACGGCATCGTCGATCAGAAGGCGGTCTACAAATACGCGCAGAACTGCTACTCGATCATCGAGGAACTCGACAGTTTCGGCATCCGCTTCCTGAAGAACGAGAACGGCGACTACGCCGTCAAGAAGGTGCACCACATCGGCACCTACGTGCTGCCGATGCCGAACGGCGAGACCGTGAAGAAGGCGCTGTATCGCCAGCTCCGGCGTGCCCGCATCCTGATCTCCAACCGCTATATGGCGACGCGGCTGCTCAAATCCGCCGATGGCCGCATCGCCGGCGCGATCAGCGTCAACACCCGCACCGCCGAGATGCTGGTGATCAAGGCCAAGGCCGTCATCCTGTGCATGGGCGCCGCCGGCCGTCTCGGCCTGCCGACCTCGGGCTACATGTTCGGCACCTACGAGAACGCGGCCAATTCCGGCGACGGCTATTCCATGGCCTATCACGCCGGTGCAGCACTGGCGAACCTCGAATGCTATCAGATCAATCCGCTAATCAAGGACTATAACGGCCCGGCCTGCGCCTACGTCGCCGGTCCCTTCGGCGCCTTCACCGCCAACAACGAGGGATCGCGCTTCATCGAATGCGATTACTGGTCCGGCCAGATGATGCTGGAGTTCTACAACGAGCTGTTGTCCGGGAAGGGCCCGGTGTTTCTCCAGCTCAAGCATCTTCACCCCGACACCATCTCGGAGATCGAATCGACGCTGCACAAGGTCGAACGTCCCACGCGCGGCCTGTTCCAGCAGGGGCGCGGGGTCGACTACCGCAGCGAGTCGATCGAGATGCACATCTCCGAGATCGGCTTCTGCTCCGGTCACAGCGCGTCGGGCGTGTTCGTCGACGACAACGCGCGCACCACCGTCCCGGGCCTCTATGCCGCCGGCGACATGGCGAGCGTGCCGCACAACTACATGCTCGGGGCCTTCACCAACGGTTCGGTCGCCGGCGTCGACGCGATGGAGTTTGCGGACAATCACGACTTCGCGGAATTCGACGCGGCTGAGGTCGCCCGCGAACGTGACCGCGTCATGGCGCCGACCAAACGCGAGGACGGTATTCCGCCGAACCAGATCGAGTACAAGACGCGGCGTCTCGTCAATGACTATCTCCAGCCGCCGAAAGTCACGCGCAAATACGAGCTCGGCATGCGCCGGCTCGCTGAAGCGAGGGAAGACATGCAGGAGCGCATGATCGCGCGCAATGCGCACGAACTGCTCCGCGCGCTCGAAGTCCAGTCGATCATGGATTGCGCGGACATGGCTGTGCATGCCTCGCTCTACCGCGAAGAAAGCCGTTGGGGCCTCTATCACTGGCGGACGGATTTCCCGGAGAAGGACAACGAAAACTGGTTCTGCCACACGCTGCTGAGTAAGCAGGACGGCAAGATGACCAGCGAGAAGCGTGCCGTGGAGCCCTATATCGTACCGATCGCCGACGATGAGAAGGATCTCTACGACAAGCAGCGCATCCGCGCGACAGCCTGA
- a CDS encoding ferredoxin--NADP reductase, with product MSAFQRETVLSVRHWTDSLFSFTATRDPGFRFQNGQFAMIGLEVEGKPLLRAYSMASANHEEALEFFSIKVQDGPLTSRLQKIREGDVILVGRKATGTLITGNLIPGKRLLLLSTGTGLAPFASLIKDPDVYENYETIVLAHGCRQVSELSYGEHLVEGLRDHEFFGPLIRDKLVYYPTVTREPFRNRGRISDLIASNQLFDDIGQSGLDIETDRIMLCGSPAMLEELPAMLSARGFVEGNHSRPGHFVIEKAFVER from the coding sequence ATGAGTGCATTTCAGAGGGAAACGGTCCTGTCGGTCAGGCACTGGACCGATAGCCTGTTCAGCTTCACCGCGACGCGCGATCCGGGCTTCCGCTTCCAGAACGGCCAGTTCGCGATGATCGGGTTGGAAGTCGAGGGCAAGCCGTTGCTGCGGGCCTACAGCATGGCGAGCGCCAATCACGAGGAGGCGCTCGAGTTCTTCTCGATCAAGGTACAGGACGGTCCGCTGACCTCACGCCTTCAGAAGATCAGGGAGGGAGACGTCATCCTGGTCGGCCGCAAGGCCACGGGCACGCTGATCACGGGCAATCTCATTCCCGGCAAACGCCTGTTGCTGCTCTCGACCGGAACGGGACTCGCGCCGTTCGCCAGCCTGATCAAGGACCCCGACGTCTACGAGAATTATGAAACCATCGTGCTCGCCCATGGCTGCCGCCAGGTCTCCGAGCTCTCCTATGGCGAGCACCTCGTGGAAGGCCTGCGAGATCACGAGTTCTTCGGGCCGCTTATCCGTGACAAGCTCGTCTACTACCCGACCGTCACCCGCGAGCCGTTCAGGAATCGCGGCCGCATCTCCGACCTGATCGCGTCGAACCAGCTCTTCGACGATATCGGGCAGTCGGGACTCGACATCGAGACCGACCGCATCATGCTGTGCGGCAGCCCGGCGATGTTGGAGGAACTTCCCGCGATGCTTTCTGCGCGCGGCTTTGTCGAGGGCAATCACAGCCGGCCCGGCCATTTCGTGATCGAAAAGGCCTTTGTCGAGCGCTGA
- a CDS encoding gamma-butyrobetaine hydroxylase-like domain-containing protein, producing MTLVGPTVADYEASADLATLRVRTAQDDTLDLAAETLRLSCKCAHCTRARFDGRFPERFPGIAITEIGDLGYGLNISFSDGHNRGIYPKPYLLSLVGR from the coding sequence ATGACCTTGGTGGGACCGACCGTGGCAGATTACGAAGCAAGCGCCGACCTCGCGACGCTCCGCGTCCGCACCGCTCAGGACGACACGCTGGACTTGGCGGCGGAAACGCTCCGCCTCTCCTGCAAATGCGCCCACTGCACCCGCGCCCGCTTCGACGGCCGCTTTCCCGAGCGGTTTCCAGGCATCGCGATCACCGAGATCGGCGATCTCGGTTACGGGCTGAACATCTCGTTTTCGGATGGGCACAATCGGGGGATTTACCCGAAGCCGTATTTGCTGAGCCTGGTGGGGCGGTAG
- a CDS encoding Crp/Fnr family transcriptional regulator: protein MLQAAANVVRGTVPATVRPTGGSSLLLTENQQWIGGPPPLMDKLSQRERELVLKQGRRKVLNRGQTLFSQGGKHDGIWLIESGRIRVFYTSPLGREITLAYWHVGNFVGGPEVFEGTVHQWSGVASSNCSVVHLPGKELRSLAVEIPNLAIGLIEGLTFKGKCYSALAQMLGTRSITQRLAHLLLHLVDLYGVDDADGRVIAAAFTHADIAHMVGATRQWVTISLKRMQEKGIVLTKRSQIVVCRSDVLEEMRGQAAD from the coding sequence ATGTTGCAGGCGGCGGCCAATGTGGTTCGCGGGACGGTTCCCGCAACGGTCCGGCCTACCGGCGGTTCCTCGCTGCTGCTCACCGAGAACCAGCAATGGATCGGCGGACCGCCGCCCTTGATGGACAAGCTCAGCCAGCGCGAGCGGGAGCTGGTGCTGAAGCAGGGCCGCCGAAAAGTGCTCAACCGTGGCCAGACGCTGTTCAGCCAGGGTGGCAAGCATGACGGTATCTGGCTGATCGAGAGCGGCCGGATCCGGGTGTTCTACACCTCTCCGCTCGGCCGCGAGATCACGCTGGCCTATTGGCATGTCGGCAATTTCGTCGGCGGGCCGGAAGTGTTCGAAGGCACCGTGCATCAATGGTCCGGCGTTGCATCCAGCAATTGCAGCGTGGTGCATCTGCCCGGAAAGGAGCTACGATCCCTTGCGGTCGAGATCCCGAACCTCGCGATCGGCCTGATCGAAGGCCTGACCTTCAAGGGCAAGTGCTATTCGGCGCTGGCCCAGATGTTGGGAACGCGCTCGATCACACAGCGCCTTGCGCATCTGTTGCTGCATCTCGTCGACCTCTATGGCGTCGATGACGCCGACGGCCGGGTGATCGCGGCCGCCTTCACCCATGCCGATATCGCCCACATGGTCGGTGCCACCAGGCAATGGGTCACGATCAGCCTGAAGCGCATGCAGGAAAAGGGAATCGTGCTGACCAAGCGCTCGCAGATCGTGGTCTGCCGGTCCGACGTGCTGGAAGAGATGCGAGGGCAGGCGGCCGACTGA